Part of the Spinacia oleracea cultivar Varoflay chromosome 5, BTI_SOV_V1, whole genome shotgun sequence genome, cctttgtggatattcttttggcccgttcgaagcttattctaattaaattgtgagtcaagagtgaaggaaataatgcccttggtccaagtatgcattctatgttaagtctaataagtgcggttcagtattaattaacaagttaataattcagtgagatcaagtgagctgaatgcctagctagaggccgcttcagttcaagtggaattaatgatattaatccacagcttactcttgactgaacccgtagggtcacacaaatagtacgtaaacggatcaagtatttaatggaattaaatactccatctatggatattcggaatcgacggatcttggtttcagtgggagctgagatcgtcacaggcaagaaatgaatactccggaaacgatgatattgccggaaacggaaatatggatcgtatcggaaatataaatattatccaagtcgtagatgttgccggaaacggaaacatggtacgtatcggaaaatattatcggaaatggaaatattgccggaatcggaaatattgccggaaacggaaatattgtcagaatcggaaatattatcggaatcggaaaataattccggaaacggaaatattaaatatttgttcgaaacggaaattaattccggaatcggaaatattaaatattgttccgggaatttaatcggaagcgtatcgtacgaataagcatcggacgaggcctgccggacgagggcccagcacgaagccaggccatcgcccagcaagccaagcgcgccacacgaacagccaaggccacgccaggcccagcaggccatggcagcgcgcacagcgcgcgcagctgcgagcagtgggctgcgagcattgctgcagctcgcgtgggccgagcggccgtgtgggctgtgcgcgggcatggcctgcacgcttgcgggtcatgctcgtgtagagtttttgttcacatacgaaacctaaagagtacaggatttgtttaatgattaagattcctaatcctaaaagataaattaattaaataagaattctactaggattctaatttaattaattcgtatcctagtaggattcgattatttattccatggtctataaatatgagttaagggctcataatttatatcgagtattcaagtattaaaagtgatttttgagagcaaaaattcagtcacataattgcctacaatagcagAAAATTCtaactaccttaagggcgatcctagttggtcaagcttaaggcagatccggacgtgctgtggactatctacggagggacgacacttggagtcctaaagacttgttcttgttcggttcgggcgcagctagggagggcacgcaacaaagtgtatgcatctaaactatgctaaatgattatgtgtaaataatatgctttcctggctttatggtttttccgcatgatttatgttttgtcatatgaatcataacccaataaagagtcgagtcaagagtcgagtcttgtattcatgattgattattaattattatatggcttttgcatgttgattagcacttagtgagtgatgcatgttttagtttcattcactctatgcttgtaagtactcagcttttgctgactacgtgctttgtgtgttttggtcattgcctttgccttaatgaccctatgatgatctatcatttgcacttgcattgatggggagtagaataaaatagcaggttggtagatcggaatcatgtggcttgggatgatcgagagagttgcatgttttcgtattttgaactatttaattatactttaattatgtttgaaacgtttgaattatttatactttgggttttgggccattatggttccaaattgtaggaggcatcaatatttcattaattatgtttttaaaggttagttgacatttaactccgctgcgtaattctggtaatagccttaaccgttatcacggtggcggtaatgctttagtaattcctttattttaagttggaaaatggttttataaaagcaaggaattattagggtgttacaaagtggtatttgcagagctctagtttgagagctgcttcgcattaactaatagtgcaaagtggtaaatccttaaactacgattgcggaattttaggattttcgaaaattaatttcctaaagtcaaaacgtattattttgagtactcaatattttaaaggccaaatatcaattattttgggtcgtttgaaattagttgaaaagtcggattattatttaatatttattaaacttttcgaattttttttattttttcggaattttcgaattaatttcgaattaattttattaatttcggaaactattttatttaattatccgaattattttaattatttatttatttattatttttattcgaatattatttcgaatttacgtttaaatttttcggatttcttttttttttttttatccgaaatttatttatttttttatttaattaatcaataattcttattaattttcgattttaatttaaataatttcaacaaagttaggagttatttcttaattaatttcgaagattaatattattttcaagtgagaaatgggtagactaagaagggcatattagtctaagaatgcatattatgtgacaatgtgatttattaagtgccatgtatatgttctaaccatgttttatcttgctttatgtgattaattgcatcatatttcatgttgagcatatatttgtgcattgaaattgtatggctccacgaactatttattgtatccttttggggttggaatttctatggaaacgcgttagtaagacttttgagttgtgaattttcaggaattaaggatgctaccttctaagttcaccagtctaggatacttagagaagatggataatgagactcctcgcacgtatgttcagaagatcgtgtttgcttgtgactatttggcttcgaccaagaatatgccccatcttaggcacaaagatatgatggctagtatggttatacattgtttaccccataagaacccttacatagacctcaagaacaagttcagtgacatgcattttggtgatggtacccctaattggtacaaatatgggactagtgatggtaggtggaagtatgattctgaggttcttgctactatcttagaggttgcggaaaatatctatgaggatgggaagtattctgcgggttttggtatgggctatggaggaatagaaagtgatggtgaggatggcatgatccatgatgagcaaactagtgaggttgaggaggatagtgatgatgatgtggtagagattgaaaatcctaaccctatagttcctgaacccactattgaaatatccagtggatctgaagataagtttgaagagaataatgtggtggatagtgagccacaacaaaatgatgaggctatggatgaagactcggatccggaagaagacttggatgatcctaatgatcaagactttactccagagcaatacaaggaaagaaatgatcgtcgtgatgacgttagtctctagagaaatgtaatccttagtttttatttttcgttgattaataaagtggcaaagctactatttatggttttagttttatcatagttggagaataaatgctatggcattagtggatgtaagacttattcattggagttttaataaaagaatagaatttcctttttcgttatcctttaagttcaattttcaattctaagtcttgtgggtatcgcaaagggattacttgttatttcttcaatgaaattttatgtgcaaggtggtctagtagcaaccatctaaatttacttgcatcgaatagtggggtgagaaggcccaagaatggcgccaactcttcccctaggttgcgcctaaatgtgttcttgttgtgagtaggttcgttgttgaactagtgccttagtaatgtcatgtccaaccaatattaaagttagcctttttattaattcaggagaagggatatggctaaccaagagatttctgaagtggttagacaactagctgaggtagttcgaaacctagctcaaaccagagccaacccagtgcatgatccggctggggaaatttttaagaaagtagctcaaagcaagcctccactctatagcggagagatcgaacccagtgtgcttgagaactggttgagagagtttgataagctcattgtagctgtgaattgccccgaaaaccttagggtgaatagtgttgtgtactacctgagaggtgaagctgatttatggtggcaacgatgtgaaaatacccttagagacACACCTAACTTTTGATGGGAAGCATTcgaaactgcactaaggaacaagttttacccaccttatctgaaaaagcaaaaggcgcaagagttcattgaactgaaaatgggaggtctgtctgtgacggaatactattctaagtttatagagctgtctaggtttgcacctgaagtggtggcaacggaagagctcagggctcaaagatttgagaatggtttgaccatggacttacagctgttgttgtctggagagacctttacctcattagacaccctgtacggaaaagctgctcacctgtatgggttacagcaaaggaagaatggtagtgctgaaaagagaaagcatggtggaagctcgaatcaagggaataaccatcagaatcaggggaattttaagaagcacaaaggaaatgggaatttccaggtTAGGGCTAACCATGGTGGTAATcacaacaaccaaggtggtggaaatcagtctggaaggaatggaatacggacctacgaatgtaggcgctgtaacatgaatcaccctagaaaggattgtgatggaaatttggtgacttgtaggttctgtcagaagttaggccatagggagtaggaatgttattctaagaatggaaagcctaaccaaggtaaccaccaaggcaataaccggaacaatcagaaccggaatgggggaaatggaggtggaaaccaaaggaactaccaaggtggtaacaatggcaatagcaatggcaatcaccagaaccatggaaagcccggagggaaccaacagcagaatgggaaccgaaacaacaatgggaacactaatggaggtggctataacaaaggagttgcccaaggaaagttgaatgtgatatctaggcaagaagccgaGACTTcatctgacgtcatagcgggtactctttctattaattccgttttagttaaagttctatttgattctggtgcgacttattcttttatatcagtagatgctttggggaaactagggttgaaagagcctgaaccaattgaggtacctatagttatacctactggtagtatagtgaagtgtaccaaaattcatagagatgtgcctttgaccatagccaagaccgtgttcttatctaacctaatcgagtttgagttaggagagctagatgtaattctaggaatggattggttggccaagttcaaagccaaaatagattgtgagaagcagaaggttcacttgaggtctagcctaggcaaagtagtgtcatatcgtcgttttggtaagcctaagaacataggaatcatcacggcaatggaactcgtgaagctagtcggtaaagggaacccggtcttcttatgtaatgtgagaaacctagagcatgtgatcaaggatcagcctgaggatattgcagtagtcaatgaattccttgatgtatttccagaagagatcccggggatgcctcccaatcgacctatcgactttaccatagatttagtgcctggaaccgcccctatttcaaaagcaccttatcgaatggctccagcagaaatgaatgaattaaaaggccaactagaggatctattggagaaaggttacattaggccaagtgcatcgccttggggagcaccagtgttgtttatgaagaaaaaggatggaagtatgaggctctgtatagactacagggagctcaataaggtcacaatcaagaacaagtatccattaaataggatagaagacctatttgaccaactaaaaggagcaggaatcttttcaaagatcgatttgcgttcgggttatcatcaattgagaatcgctgatcacgacataccaaagaccgcattcaggactagatacggacattatgagttcactgttatgctttttgggttaaccaatgcccctgcaatatttatggacttaatgaaccgtgtattccatgcctatttggacaagtttgtagtggttttcatagatgacatcctagtgtattcaaagagtgaagaagatcacgcggaacacttgagatcggtgttgagtaccttgagagataaccagttttatgccaagttctcaaagtgtgagttttggttggaaagagttgcatttttgggacattttgtgtcaaaagaaggagtggcagttgaccctgctaagatcaaagctgttagtgaatggcctacacccaagagtgtgactgacattcgtagttttctgggattagctggctactataggcgctttgtgcaagacttttctaggatagccaagcccatgactaccttgatgaagaaggaaaccaagtttgaatggagtgaccagtgtggggaagcattccaagccttaaagacgcgattgacaaccgcgccagtattaaccttaccggatgagagtggtgcatacgatgtgtatagtgatgcctctaagaatggtttagggtatgtattgatgcagaacgggaaggttattgcgtatgcgtcaaggcaattgaagccatatgaatccaattaccctacccatgatttagagttggctgctatagtgtttgcattgaagatatggagacactatctgtacggtgtgaagtgtaggatatttacggaccacaagagtttgaagtacatcttcacacagaaggatctgaatatgcgccaacgaaggtggttggagttaattaaggactatgatttggatatcgagtaccatgagggaaaagccaatgtagttgcggatgccttgagtaggaaatcaagtcatagtgttaatgcgttagtcgttgctaacgagcttgcagcgtttgaaccttgaaatggtaagtggtgaaagccttgtgggaataatgaatgccttaaccatccaaccgtcgatatttgatgagattagggagaataaggcaggtgatgtaaagttggagcgaatcaaggaaaagatttcgcaaggtaaggagttagatttccaaatccatgaagatggaagtttgaggtgtaaaggcaggtggtgcgtgcctcaaaagtgtggagaattgaaagagaaattgatgaaagaagggcataatacgccatgttctgtgcacccagggggtgacaagttgtataaggacttgaaaaaggtctattggtggccaaggatgaagaacgaagtggctgaatttgcggctagatgtctgacttgtcagaaggttaagattgagcataggagacctcaagggaaggtccaacctttagagattccaagctggaaatgggactgtatttctatggacttcgtcacttgtttacctaagtcaaagactgagaacgatacaatttgggttgtggtagataggttgactaagtcagcagtgtttataccaataaaggaaacctggaagatggaacaacttgctaaagcctacattaagaatgttgtgaggttacatggagttcctaaggatatcgtatcagatagggattcaaggtttctttcgaatttctggaagagtgtgcagaagagctttggtacgacattgaaaatgagtacagccttccacccagccacggatggacaaactgaaaggactatccaaaccctggaagacatgcttcgggcatgcgttattgatttccaaggaagttgggaagatagcctagatttgattaagttttcctataacaatagctatcatgctagcattggaatggcacaatttgaggctttgtatggacgaaagtgtagaagtccactttgttggaacgatattagtgaaaccgtagtgttgggacctcaaatgatagaggacaccatgaaccaaatccgaaccatccaatcaaagattcaagcggcgaagatcgccaaaagagttatgcagacttgaaacgtagggatgaagagttcaacataggtgataaagtgttgctcaaagtgtcactaatgaaaggtgtcatgatttggaaagaaagggaagttaagccctaagtacataggcccatatgagatcttagaaagaatcggaaaggtagcctatagactagccttgcctatggacttgcatagagtgcataatgtgttccacatatctcagttaaggaaatatatcccggataaatcgcatgtgttgcaaccggagaccatagaattagaccaaagtctaacctttgaggaaagacctgtcaaaatccttgatagcaaagtgcgtagtacgcgtactaaagatgtgaaaattgtcaaagtgttgtggtctaatcaagaatctgaggaagccacttgggaagcggaggacgaaatgagaaagaaatatcccgagctttttcccgaggttagttgagttacggggttgtaactcgtgtcttttaaggggggtagagtgcggtagaatttcgcgctttttaccttgttttcccctattttatgctcaatttagtgctttctattgaattttcacttattattgtcctgtttaatcatgtaaagagtacaacaacttaaaatttCTGTAAATGAACctattgaaagtctcagaaagtctcaagttttgagttgaattttgatttccgaaaccaagtttcgggacgaaacttcttttaaggagggtagactgtaatacctcgtatttttataatatttataaatatattttattatatttataaagcattttacaatttattaacatttaaataatatttaaatgcattttatttaatgtattttaattaattagaatatttattattttaattaattacgaaacgaatttaattcttgagtcgggaaattaaatgagttgcaaatgatttttaaaggcttcgggttttaaatgaaaattccaattcgttttattaaacgagcccaatcaaaagcatttaattcaagtcctaagctagcccaatcatttaattccctaagcccaattctaatttcttaagcctagcccattaacaataaggagcctataaataggactcctcatcattaaatgacccccctattttgtcataaacccttttctctctttcttgcccaacactcctctttctctctccctttttgTTCGACCGGCTCACTCGGCCCGCAAGCACGAGCCTCATGCTGTTGCGTCGCTGCTGCTCCCTTGTGCCCTCGTGTGCCCCGCGCGCCAGCGCCCACACTCTCTCTCTCGcccctcgcgcgccagcgcccgCACTCCCTCGCTCGCTCTCtcgcgccagcgcgcgctgtCCCTCTCGTCTCTCGCCCGCAGCTGCAGCGTGCCCTCGTGCCTGCGATGCTGCTGTGCCTTGTTGTTGCTCGCGTGCTCAGCACACGCCCTCGCCCTCTTTCCCCTCCTCTCGCGTGCGCGCCCCAGCGTGCCGTGTGCCCTGTCCCGCGCGCAAGCGCTGCTGCGTCCCTTCGTCCTTGCGCGCACAcacgcgtgtgtgtgtgtgttgttcgtgctcGTAATGCAAttcctttttcgcccaatcactttaattcgtggttgttccgtgatataggccggattggtataattctcttcttccttacctattctatttaaattctgtattttaaattattatattaatattgttttgagtaattaaaatgctgggaaccgattatgaataccgtggtttgaggatttgtgtgttgtgattcattaggtttgttttaattattaaaggacgaattttcagatttgcttattgaataaagcattgatttttatgataataaactagtattattgggattttcaagttagggttttaacctagacctaatgagtcaattgattagcataattaggtgatgattttaattatgataatcaattatattttcagatttgaataaaggtttaaagtgtcgatttttattgattttaaaggcggaaaaagtatgttttcgtactagggatttattttgcaaattgagacgtttttattattgaaaaacgattgaattctaaagtctaaaggaggttttaaattttataaagttgctggaaatttaataaacatggaaataatttaagtttcattattttgatgataggaggtgatttctagttgagtgctcgttattgcaaagtggcccgtacgcttaggtattcaagttacgtacaagtctagtgcgaccacacctttttgtcaatgacattacatgattgttgatgatgtgaattacattatgtggaatcatgtttattttggtgaacgagcatgtgatttgtgatgttggatttattggattaattgttgaacaagcatgttggaattattatgagtatggatttcattgtcattcatgttgttcaatatttatgcatgtatggtttatttcacatgcaagagatggattatttatttgtatgctattgtacgggatgtctagcttactttgagccaattattcgtacctcgttgtactatttattttaccacatgtgaagggttagcccatgtaagccaccgcacatgtagggttcagtggggaatattatgtatgaaatgaattaggatttgtcgtgcaagggcacaaccctcatgttaatgtgcatgatgtggagtctcactttggtgaggaggaacatggtagtaatatcacaaattgtcttgccttgttgatcacaagtcctaaagcatttaaaataagattgttttggttgttgtttattaactgtatgtgtgcatgttggtgaatcttgagttcgcctttgataaaatattaataaacgtaaagtgcaaccagaacaagcttcaaaactcttggaacgtatataacttgagtatgaacaacaatggggggagtcttgccggaaagctcgtactcctactaatgatacaagacgttgtttaatttatattatgcgcaggaattccatcggtatggcccgacactcggtatggcccgattttattatttattatttggtgtatggttggctcccatcaccttttccctttgtggatattcttttggcccgttcgaagcttattctaattaaattgtgagtcaagagtcgagtcaagagtcgagtcttgtattcatgattgattgttaattattatatggcttttgcatatTGATTAGCACTTAgttagtgatgcatgttttagtttcattcactctatgcttgcaagtactcagcttttgctgactacgtgctttgtgtgttttggtcatggcctttgccttaatgaccctatgatgatctattatttgcacttgcattgatggggagtagaataaaatagcaggttggtagatcggaatcatgtggcttgggatgatcgagagagttgcatgttttcgtattttgaactatttaattttactttaattatgtttgaaacgtttgaattatttatactttgggttttgggccattatggttccaaattgtaggaggcctcaatatttcattaattatgtttttaaaggttagttgacatttaatttcgctgcgtaattctggtgatagccttaaccgttatcacggtggcggtaatgctttagtaattcctttattttaagttggaaaatggttttataaaagcaaggaattattagggtgttacacataGATATTATGGTATAGTTATAATACCAATTTCTAGATTGGTACACATACATTATCTtctattttgttttagttaaacCACTAGTACTTGTTAAGTGCCaatataatatatttttgtaTCAGATAAATCAATACATTTTCAATTATGAATAAATTATTATCTTCGAATTAATACTCTTTGAATTTCGACATAAATTTCTATGAAGTATCTACCTCCCAATTTCCTTTTTATTAATGTTCTACAATGCAACATCAGCCCAGTAACTGCAAATAAATTTGTCAAACTATCTGAAATTTAGTATAAACAACATTTATACAATTTTGCACTTGTTTCAATCGTCGTAAAGAAATTCGGGACTACTACCAACGAATTCAAACAGTTCATGGGAAGTTCGTACCAtcccttttctttctctctcatgtggaagaacttgttcttgtttctttctctctcttgtggAAGGAAGAACATGTTCTtgtttatttctctctcttgtgGAAGGAAGAACCCTTAGGTTTGAATCGAAGGATTTCTGTGTAAAAAATTTCCTCCAACTTTTCTGTGTATTTTCTTCAGCGATTTGACGAAAATTTCCCACCAAGTTTTCCGCCCACAAATTTCCCCACACCCCGTTCCCCATTAGGGTGAAAAAGTACCTTTCCATAATTTCTTTTACACTTTTCCTTTATATTTAACctgtttatattattaaaatggtACTTGTATCCAATTTGAACGTAAGCCGTTATGACAAGATTTCCTCAGTGGAGCTAATAAATCAGTCCTTTTTATTAGGCGGTCTAATACAAAATTTGCGTAGGGAGAaagtatttatttttatttggaaTAAACCACGAAAAAAGAGAGcaatctaaaaataaagaaacttCACCGCCATTAACACACTAAACAATGGCGACAATgtcagtttctctctcctcaaaccaTATCACTCCCCCATTATCAACACTAAACCGAAACCCCCTCAATACTCTCACCCAGTCCCGATTTCTCAAAACCCCaataaaatttaataaattatCCGTTAAACTAAGTTGCTCCTACTCCGAAACATCCATTCCCACATTcacaacatcatcttcagaatCAGAtactgaagaagaagaagaacaaaTTGAGGACAAAGAATCAAACCCATTTCTCGCAACGACATCGTGTTCGAATGGAGGGTTACCTCCACCAGTGctgaagaagaggaagaggtACAGGAAAGAGTATCCTGGTGAGAGTAAAGGGATTACTGAAGAAATGAGGTTTGTTGCCATGAAGCTTCGCAATGATAAAGGGTCTTTTAAGTCATCTTCTTCGACGTCAAATGAGGAGGACTCAGATGATGGGGAGGAGTCTGATGAGTGTTGGGAGCCTAGTGTTGAAGGTTTTCTCAAGTATTTGGTTGATAGTAAGCTAGTGTTCGAAACGATAGAAACTGTTGTCGAGGATTCAAACGAC contains:
- the LOC110804602 gene encoding probable inactive heme oxygenase 2, chloroplastic, whose amino-acid sequence is MATMSVSLSSNHITPPLSTLNRNPLNTLTQSRFLKTPIKFNKLSVKLSCSYSETSIPTFTTSSSESDTEEEEEQIEDKESNPFLATTSCSNGGLPPPVLKKRKRYRKEYPGESKGITEEMRFVAMKLRNDKGSFKSSSSTSNEEDSDDGEESDECWEPSVEGFLKYLVDSKLVFETIETVVEDSNDVSYAYFRRTGLERSESLARDLEWFSQQGMVIPEPSNPGVSYVSYLKELAESSAPLFLSHFYNVYFSHIAGGQVIAKKVADTILKGRQLEFFNWDGDKQESLKEVRDKLNRLGEHWSRDDKNKCLKEATKSFRYLGQIVRLIILI